In Nocardioides sp. JS614, the sequence GGTCTCGGCACTGTCGGTGTCGGTGCCGCCGCTGGAGTACGACGTCGCCTCGCCGGCCTCGACCTCGGCCTTGGCGGCCTCGGCCTGCTGCTTGACGTGCGCCTCCCAGCGGGCGTGCGCCTTGGCGTACTGGTCCTCCCAGACCGCGCGCTGCTCCTCGTAGCCCTCGAGCCACTCGCCGGTCTCGGGGTCGAAGCCCTCGGGGTAGACGTAGTTGCCCTGCTCGTCGTAGGTCGCCGCCATGCCGTACAGCGTGGGGTCGAAGTCCTCGACGTCGGCCGCGGTCGCGGTCTCGTTGGCCTGCTTGAGCGACAGCGAGATCCGGCGCCGCTCGAGGTCGATGTCGATGATCTTGACCATCACGTCGTCGTTGACCTGGACGACCTGCTCGGGGATCTCGACGTGGCGCTCGGCGAGCTCGGAGATGTGCACCAGGCCCTCGATGCCCTCCTCGACGCGGACGAACGCGCCGAACGGCACCAGCTTGGTGACCTTGCCCGGCACGATCTGACCGATCTGGTGGGTCCGGGCGAAGTGCTGCCAGGGGTCCTCCTGCGTCGCCTTGAGCGACAGCGAGACCCGCTCCCGGTCCATGTCCACGTCGAGGACCTCGACGGTGACCTCGTCGCCGACCGCGACGACCTCGGAGGGGTGGTCGATGTGCTTCCAGGACAGCTCGGAGACGTGCACGAGGCCGTCGACGCCGCCGAGGTCCACGAACGCACCGAAGTTGACGATCGAGGAGACGACACCCTTGCGGATCTGACCCTTCTGGAGCTGGGTCAAGAAGCCGTGGCGGACCTCGGACTGGGTCTGCTCGAGCCAGGCACGGCGCGACAGGACCACGTTGTTGCGGTTCTTGTCGAGCTCGATGATCTTGGCCTCGAGGGTCTGGCCGACGTACGGCTGGAGGTCGCGCACGCGACGCATCTCGACCAGCGAGGCGGGCAGGAAGCCGCGCAGGCCGATGTCGAGGATCAGGCCGCCCTTGACGACCTCGATGACGGTGCCCTCGACGACGCCGTCCTCCTCCTTGACCTGCTCGATCGTGCCCCAGGCGCGCTCGTACTGGGCGCGCTTCTTGGACAGGATCAGGCGGCCCTCCTTGTCCTCCTTCTGGAGGACCAGGGCCTCGACCTCGTCGCCGACCGCGACGACCTCGGACGGGTCGACGTCGTGCTTGATCGACAGCTCGCGCGAGGGGATGACGCCCTCGGTCTTGTAGCCGATGTCGAGGAGGACCTCGTCGCGGTCGACCTTGACGATGGTGCCGGCGACGATGTCACCGTCGTTGAAGTACTTGATCGTCTCGTCGATGGCGGCGAGGAAGTCCGCTTCGGACCCGATGTCGTTGACCGCGACCTGCGGTGCGTCGTAGTCCGGAAGGACAGAGATCGTGCTCGTCATAAGGGAGGTTGTTCCTTGGGTGGATAGGAGTCGTGCGGGCACGTCGAAGGTCGATTTCACCAACCATGGGATGGATAGCGAGCGCGTGTCCGCTCCGTCTGGGACCCGGGCAGACCTCCGGCGCAGCCTCCAGAGTACGCGGGGCGCGAGAAGTTCGTCCAACCGAGCGACCACGACCCGGCCGCGCGCG encodes:
- the rpsA gene encoding 30S ribosomal protein S1, with amino-acid sequence MTSTISVLPDYDAPQVAVNDIGSEADFLAAIDETIKYFNDGDIVAGTIVKVDRDEVLLDIGYKTEGVIPSRELSIKHDVDPSEVVAVGDEVEALVLQKEDKEGRLILSKKRAQYERAWGTIEQVKEEDGVVEGTVIEVVKGGLILDIGLRGFLPASLVEMRRVRDLQPYVGQTLEAKIIELDKNRNNVVLSRRAWLEQTQSEVRHGFLTQLQKGQIRKGVVSSIVNFGAFVDLGGVDGLVHVSELSWKHIDHPSEVVAVGDEVTVEVLDVDMDRERVSLSLKATQEDPWQHFARTHQIGQIVPGKVTKLVPFGAFVRVEEGIEGLVHISELAERHVEIPEQVVQVNDDVMVKIIDIDLERRRISLSLKQANETATAADVEDFDPTLYGMAATYDEQGNYVYPEGFDPETGEWLEGYEEQRAVWEDQYAKAHARWEAHVKQQAEAAKAEVEAGEATSYSSGGTDTDSAETGGSLASDEALQALREKLTGGN